The following are encoded in a window of Candida dubliniensis CD36 chromosome 4, complete sequence genomic DNA:
- a CDS encoding ATP-dependent helicase, putative (Similar to S. cerevisiae RIS1;~putative member of the SWI/SNF family of DNA-dependent ATPases) — protein sequence MFKKLKELENIQYSNNGTPSKQDLQPVPPASFVTGNDIDVKQATGQHEYKTPLSTISRMNPAPGNTLPSQPYLSQQPPIKKQRLESLHTRNTSPFSFNHGIANNNNSNHQFLADQNNKPPESIEIISLSDSDDDKNPGNQSDNEDIEVLDEQQAANISWKDTSFDQSNPISSVNTSQQQQVVEKFKPEPVLPGSFVPRDQGKQVPGNDKDGDGDDDLEILSSRSLQVNNPTNIGLYNVPAPVPQVGSMQADAIFKEELENRARFRSNDLVNLQKQKDAISRELVVSQVSIDNFKKNIATLGRALSQAVSLGRHGDVQKLRQAIQTQTELSKAPKMKLNKNQDILMKIETMISSTKRELEAVYRQVRNIGHLANSSFNPYEAQIVAETQRVKVDESEIKDLLDNIRPDEDLEEGLEPTPPELKVNLLKHQRMGLTWMKRMEASKAKGGILADDMGLGKTIQTLALMMASKGSNLIVAPVSLLRQWMAEIESKTKSDVFLSVGIYHGKDKKKMKGFELMKEYDIVMVSYTTLVQEWKKHFSEDLKEHSCERSYFPDPSRGGKSYMSPFFSRQSQFQRIILDEAQAIKNKQAIASKAVTYLKAKYRFCLTGTPMQNGIEELYPLLRFLKIQPYCAEEKFRTDILTPIKSKTDLYDEYDVKESMKKIQAVLKSILLRRTKDSLIDGAPILNLPEKHVLSDYVSLENEELAYYQSIESRVQKAAKKILGEHTKNAPALTLLLRLRQACCHSYLVEIGEYKAKVKDSEADASFSNFKLDWRSMVNNARDLKESAKQQVHSLIDALNGRGFDENTLACPVCFDNIDIESSLLIFGECGHVICKGCCNTFFENCNVGEEDDESPYRIGECKDCQKTVKEHNITEYLIFDMLHIQKLDMSQVHKFCSQHYQHKIKSNQALIREFIKRDNGFESSAKIHKCVEMILDLFSKNPGEKVIVFSQFTSLFDLMALVLQNQHIEFLRYDGTMSMDVKNNVIKEFYQSNKNVLLLSLRAGNAGLTLTCANHVIIMDPFWNPFVEEQAMGRAHRIGQTREVFVHRVLIAGTVENRIMELQESKKHLINSALDEHGMKSISQLNRRELGFLFGLNSLTG from the coding sequence ATGTTTAAGAAATTAAAGGAACTTGAGAACATTCAATACAGTAATAATGGAACCCCCTCAAAACAAGACCTTCAACCAGTTCCTCCGGCCTCTTTTGTGACAGGCAATGACATCGATGTAAAGCAAGCAACTGGTCAGCATGAATATAAAACTCCCCTTTCCACTATATCGAGGATGAATCCCGCTCCTGGAAATACTTTACCATCGCAGCCATATCTCAGTCAGCAACCACCAATTAAGAAGCAGCGATTAGAGTCATTACATACGCGAAATACCAgtcctttttcttttaatcaCGGTATtgctaataataataacctgaatcatcaatttttagctgatcaaaataataaaccaCCCGAATCTATTGAAATAATCTCATTATCAGATAGTGACGATGACAAGAACCCTGGTAATCAGAGtgataatgaagatatCGAAGTTCTAGATGAGCAACAAGCGGCAAATATTTCTTGGAAGGATACATCGTTTGATCAATCTAACCCGATTTCTTCGGTGAATACAAGTCAGCAGCAACAAGTTGTTGAAAAGTTTAAGCCAGAACCAGTATTGCCGGGATCCTTTGTGCCGCGTGACCAAGGGAAGCAAGTACCAGGTAACGACAAGGATGGcgatggtgatgatgactTGGAAATACTTAGTTCCCGATCTTTGCAAGTCAACAATCCAACCAATATTGGTTTGTATAATGTACCGGCTCCTGTGCCTCAAGTTGGCAGTATGCAAGCTGATGcaatttttaaagaagAACTTGAGAACAGAGCAAGATTCAGATCAAACGATTTAGTCAATTTGCAAAAGCAGAAAGACGCCATTTCCCGCGAGCTCGTAGTTTCGCAGGTCTCTATTGAtaactttaaaaaaaatattgcGACTTTAGGTAGAGCTTTGAGTCAAGCAGTAAGTTTAGGTAGGCATGGAGACGTTCAAAAGTTGAGACAAGCCATCCAGACACAAACAGAATTATCCAAAGCACCAAAAATGAAACTAAATAAAAACCAAGacatattgatgaaaattgaaaccatGATTTCACTGACAAAAAGGGAATTAGAAGCAGTATATCGTCAAGTCAGAAATATAGGGCACCTTGCTAACTCAAGTTTTAATCCATATGAGGCTCAAATTGTTGCAGAAACACAAAGAGTAAAGGTAGATGAATCGGAGATTAAGGATTTGCTTGATAATATTCGTCCCGATGAGGATTTAGAGGAGGGATTGGAACCAACACCACCGGAATTAAAGgtgaatttattgaaacaCCAGCGTATGGGATTGACATGGATGAAAAGAATGGAAGCATCAAAAGCCAAAGGTGGTATATTGGCTGATGATATGGGGTTGGGTAAGACTATTCAGACGTTGGCATTAATGATGGCCAGCAAGGGCAGTAATCTTATTGTAGCTCCTGTGTCGTTATTACGTCAATGGATGGCAGAAATTGAATCCAAGACAAAGTCAGATGTTTTTCTTTCGGTTGGAATATATCATGGAAAGGATaaaaagaagatgaagGGTTTTGAGTTAATGAAAGAGTATGATATAGTTATGGTTTCCTATACCACACTAGTGCAAGAATGGAAAAAGCATTTTTCTGAGGACTTGAAAGAACATTCTTGTGAAAGAAGTTATTTTCCGGATCCATCTAGGGGTGGGAAGCTGTATATGTCTCCTTTCTTCTCAAGACAATCCCAGTTTCAACGAATAATTTTAGACGAAGCTCAAgcaatcaaaaacaaacaagcaATAGCATCTAAGGCTGTGACGTACTTGAAGGCGAAATATCGGTTTTGTTTAACAGGTACGCCCATGCAGAATGGAATCGAAGAATTATATCCACTCTTACggtttttgaaaatacaACCATATTGCGCCGAAGAGAAATTTAGAACAGATATATTAACACCAATCAAAAGCAAAACTGACCTTTACGATGAATATGATGTCAAAGAAAGTATGAAGAAAATCCAGGCAGTTTTGAAATCCATTCTTTTGCGCCGAACAAAAGATTCCCTCATTGATGGTGCTCCgattttgaatttaccAGAAAAGCATGTCTTGTCAGACTATGTGAGTCTTGAGAATGAGGAATTGGCCTATTACCAGAGTATTGAACTGAGAGTACAGAAAGCTGCCAAGAAGATTTTGGGTGAGCATACAAAAAATGCCCCTGCTCTTACCTTGCTTTTGAGATTAAGACAGGCTTGCTGCCATTCGTATCTTGTGGAGATAGGTGAATACAAGGCTAAAGTTAAGGATTCTGAAGCAGACGCCTCATTTAGTAATTTCAAGTTGGATTGGAGACTGATGGTAAACAATGCTAGAGACTTGAAGGAATCGGCCAAACAACAAGTGCACCTGTTGATAGACGCATTAAATGGCAGAGGCTTCGATGAAAACACTCTTGCCTGTCCCgtttgttttgataatattgatattgaatcGTCTCTTTTAATATTTGGTGAATGTGGTCATGTTATTTGTAAAGGGTGTTGCAATACGTTTTTCGAGAATTGCAATGTTGGagaagaagatgacgaGCTGCCCTACAGGATAGGTGAATGCAAAGATTGTCAGAAAACTGTCAAAGAGCACAATATAACTGAATATCTCATTTTTGATATGCTTCATATccagaagttagacatGTCACAAGTTCACAAGTTTTGTTCTCAGCATTACCAGCACAAGATCAAGTCCAACCAAGCTTTGATTAGGGAGTTTATCAAAAGAGATAATGGATTTGAACTGTCAGCAAAGATTCATAAATGTGTGGAAATGATTTTAGATCTTTTCTCCAAAAATCCAGGTGAAAAGGTAATTGTGTTTTCCCAATTTACTTCgttgtttgatttgatgGCTTTGGTTTTACAGAATCAacatattgaatttttaagATACGACGGTACCATGTCCATGGATGTCAAGAACAATGTGATTAAAGAGTTTTATCAAAGCAATAAGAATGTTTTGTTGCTTTCCTTGCGTGCGGGTAATGCTGGTTTGACATTGACTTGTGCAAATCACGTTATCATTATGGATCCATTTTGGAACCCGTTTGTAGAAGAACAGGCTATGGGTCGGGCACATCGAATTGGACAAACCCGTGAGGTTTTTGTGCACAGAGTCTTGATTGCTGGCACCGTTGAGAATCGTATTATGGAGTTGCAGGAACTGAAAAAGCATTTGATCAACAGTGCTCTTGATGAGCATGGcatgaaatcaatttctcaACTAAACAGAAGAGAACTTGGGTTCTTGTTTGGCTTAAATAGTTTAACGGGTTAG
- a CDS encoding DNA-3-methyladenine glycosidase II, putative (Similar to S. cerevisiae MAG2;~In S. cerevisiae: catalyzes of the hydrolysis of alkylated DNA) has protein sequence MANSTSTPALIVAKDDNTVPGQHKSSSQNHRFKQTNKNQKRQNRQSRYDHSNDRELTIIESQLKNGKKVKGSKNQISINHLLDFQSYRDSEEYRSNQQRNRRRRSSSHKRPYSHNKIQLTGMKFINVNFKFVVDGRKDYRIQELDPNVPVDTEDIIRIIAPRGNSCPICLTDEFVAPRMITSCGHIICLKCVLSLLANEVPQAKKRESAAIVEKYRECPLCFSIIRKHELKPVLINNVDERFEVPKVGDEVVMTLMARRVDQILALPKLLSFDNHIRGFPDTKQLELLPYSRIFKGDSQYILEMYEKEKRDITAAYEEEKLIYGDDSSLVVESITYIDKEIESWNTKLLQNVEKQPSHSHATDNNHPTYYFYETGFNAGCTYVLSPLDMKVLKTTYNDYATLPSSLVAQIENIRYEELTTESSMNKYKYLSHLPLGSEIGFLECDWSNSEFISTETWESFKDDLLKRSNTSKRKLRKEERDKKRAMNEEETRTRNFFLHENGEADIEQGSSTLGFGSLSIVDNRELPALSDQHVSTESEKEYETTVWGTRIPRNEAVSAQSAIEDDDWEAEEMIRKAKEEMSRQEQAGGSKKKKKKKLVLLSS, from the coding sequence ATGGCAAACTCGACTAGTACACCTGCTTTAATCGTGGCTAAAGACGATAATACCGTTCCTGGTCAACACAAGCTGTCCCTGCAGAACCACCGTTTCAAGCAAACTAATAAAAACCAGAAAAGGCAAAATAGACAAAGTCGATATGATCATTCTAATGATCGTGAATTGACGATTATTGAATCACAATTGAAGAACGGGAAGAAGGTCAAGGGCTcaaagaatcaaatttcCATCAACCATTTATTAGATTTCCAATCATACCGCGATCTGGAAGAATATCGAAGCAATCAGCAACGGAACCGAAGACGTAGAAGCAGCAGTCATAAGAGGCCATATTCTCACAATAAGATTCAATTAACAGGTATGAAATTTATAAAcgttaatttcaaatttgttgtCGATGGTCGGAAAGATTATAGAATACAAGAATTAGATCCAAATGTTCCTGTTGATACGGAAGATATCATCCGAATAATTGCTCCTAGGGGGAACTCCTGTCCGATTTGTTTGACTGATGAGTTTGTTGCACCCCGAATGATTACTTCATGTGGCcatattatttgtttgaaatGTGTCCTATCCTTATTGGCGAATGAAGTTCCCCAGGCCAAGAAAAGAGAATCTGCTGCTATTGTGGAAAAATATAGGGAATGTCCGTTGTGCTTTTCCATTATTAGAAAGCATGAATTGAAACCTGTTTTGATCAACAATGTCGATGAGCGATTTGAAGTTCCAAAAGTAGGTGACGAGGTGGTAATGACCCTTATGGCTAGACGGGTAGATCAAATATTAGCCTTGCCTAAATTGTTGTCATTTGATAATCATATTAGAGGGTTTCCTGATACAAAACAACTTGAGCTTTTGCCTTATCTGAGAATATTCAAGGGAGACTCGCAATATATTCTTGAAATGTatgagaaagagaaaagagATATTACGGCCGCATacgaagaagaaaaattgatatacGGTGATGACTCCAGTTTGGttgttgaatcaattaCTTACATTGATAAGGAGATTGAACTGTGGAACActaaattattacaaaatGTTGAGAAGCAGCCAAGTCACTCTCACGCTACGGATAATAACCATCCCACTTACTATTTTTATGAAACTGGGTTCAATGCAGGTTGTACATATGTATTGTCACCATTGGATATGAAAGTCTTGAAGACGACTTACAATGATTACGCCACGTTGCCTTCATCGCTTGTTGctcaaattgaaaacatcAGGTATGAAGAGTTGACTACCGAATCTTCAATGAATAAGTATAAATATTTGAGTCATTTGCCTTTGGGGTCCGAGATAGGATTTTTGGAATGTGATTGGAGTAATAGTGAATTCATCAGCACCGAAACTTGGGAGAGTTTTaaagatgatttattaaagaGATCAAACACTTCAAAGAGAAAATTGCGAAAAGAAGAGAGGGATAAGAAAAGAGCAATGAATGAAGAGGAAACAAGAACTAGAAACTTTTTCTTACATGAAAATGGGGAAGCCGACATTGAACAAGGTTCTTCAACTTTAGGTTTTGGAAGTTTAAGCATTGTGGATAATAGGGAGTTACCAGCGTTGTCAGACCAACATGTTTCTACTGAATCGGAGAAAGAGTATGAAACAACAGTATGGGGTACTCGGATACCAAGGAATGAAGCTGTTTCTGCTCAATCGGCAATTGAAGACGATGACTGGGAAGCAGAAGAAATGATTCGCAAGGCAAAAGAAGAGATGTCAAGACAAGAGCAAGCTGGGGGTagtaaaaagaaaaagaaaaaaaagttagttttattatcgtcataa
- a CDS encoding plasma membrane urea transporter, putative (Similar to S. cerevisiae DUR3;~possibly fungus-specific) — translation MEPSLSQGAGFGLIIGGGVFFAVVMNYVTHLQNKFSHYNSHKVDEFVSGSRRVGFGLLLAGILSSWTWSLTLLESAVKSYSMGFCGSYYYAIGGLLQVSIFSVISSKIKKNANLVTTFPEMGYFRFGVPGHLAFLWCGFVCNAIVSSCILLGGSAVLHAVTGVSQYASLFLIPFGVAIYVSFGGLRATFISDASHTCIILIFIIVFMFEVYVSSDKIGSARKMWELLESLPPVENNYHGSYLTFRSEQGAIFAVISVITGIGLVVADQAYLQRAVAADPRITSRAYFFAALCWFVIPFAMGASLGLGARALSVYPDFPKLTEFEVGEGLPAAAAATYLMGKTGSAMIIVMIFFSVTSSYAGELIATSTLVSYDIYKRYINTTATPSQVVKVAKYSVFGWAIFSSCLASIFYGAAKISMGWLFNFLGCATASGVFPIALAFTWKDLNQAGAVGGSVGGMILAFIVWLITCKTYTGSITVDNLSNQWVSFAGNVTALVMGGVISVVLSLIWPANFDFDNTRNKTSLAEQNTEVKKESSGITKLDKTKDQNVEIETEIANSDLDMDLNAEIDHKHLDQQFKKYTILVIVLAIIFVFIIPVPLGGSPYVFSPNFLLGCVVIIIIWLFFSLFYVVVLPLFEARQTLWRITKQILRIDSTTKENI, via the coding sequence ATGGAACCGTCATTATCACAAGGAGCCggttttggtttaattATTGGCGGTGGTGTATTCTTTGCCGTTGTGATGAACTATGTTACTCATTTACAGAACAAATTTAGTCATTACAATTCCCATAAGGTTGACGAATTTGTATCCGGGAGTAGACGAGTTGGCTTTGGTCTTTTGTTGGCTGGTATTTTGCTGAGTTGGACATGGAGTTTAACTTTATTAGAATCAGCTGTCAAAAGCTACAGCATGGGCTTCTGTGGGTCGTACTATTACGCAATTGGAGGACTTCTCcaagtttcaattttttcagttATTTCCAGTaagattaaaaaaaatgcaaatTTGGTCACTACATTCCCTGAGATGGGATACTTTAGATTTGGTGTACCTGGTCATTTAGCTTTTCTTTGGTGTGGGTTTGTGTGTAATGCAATTGTTAGCTCATGCATTCTTCTCGGAGGATCTGCTGTACTCCATGCTGTAACCGGAGTTAGTCAATATGCTTCACTTTTCTTAATTCCCTTCGGAGTCGCCATATATGTCTCGTTCGGTGGATTAAGAGCCACATTCATATCAGATGCATCACATACAtgtattatattgatttttattattgtctTTATGTTCGAAGTGTATGTCTCGAGTGACAAAATTGGATCAGCACGAAAAATGTGGGAGTTGTTAGAATCTTTGCCTCCAGTTGAAAACAATTACCATGGCTCTTATCTCACTTTCAGGTCTGAGCAGGGTGCCATATTCGCTGTGATTAGTGTCATTACCGGTATTGGGCTAGTTGTGGCCGACCAGGCTTATCTCCAGAGAGCAGTTGCAGCTGACCCCCGAATTACGTCCAGAGCATACTTCTTTGCTGCTTTGTGCTGGTTTGTTATTCCCTTTGCAATGGGTGCTTCTTTGGGTCTTGGTGCTAGAGCTCTTTCAGTCTATCCggattttccaaaattgaCTGAGTTTGAAGTGGGTGAAGGACTCCCTGCAGCGGCGGCTGCCACATATTTGATGGGTAAAACAGGACTGGCCATGATAATCGTCATGATATTCTTTTCTGTCACTTCATCGTACGCGGGAGAATTAATTGCTACTTCCACTTTGGTTTCGTATGACATTTATAAACGATACATCAATACCACTGCAACACCTTCACAAGTGGTAAAAGTAGCCAAGTACTCTGTATTTGGTTGGGcaatattttcatcttGTCTTGCTTCCATTTTTTATGGTGCTGCAAAAATATCTATGGGTTGGTTGTTCAATTTTCTTGGGTGTGCTACAGCTTCTGGTGTCTTTCCAATAGCCTTGGCCTTTACATGGAAAGACTTGAACCAAGCAGGTGCCGTCGGTGGCTCTGTAGGTGGCATGATTTTAGCATTTATTGTTTGGTTGATCACCTGTAAAACATACACTGGAAGCATCACTGTTGACAACTTATCCAACCAATGGGTATCATTTGCTGGTAACGTCACCGCTTTGGTTATGGGAGGGGTGATATCTGTCGTCTTGTCTTTGATTTGGCCAGCAAACTTTGACTTTGATAATACAAGAAACAAGACCAGCTTGGCTGAACAAAACACTGAagtaaagaaagaaagttCAGGAATCACCAAGCTTGACAAAACCAAGGATCAGAATGtggaaattgaaacagAAATTGCAAATTCCGATTTGGACATGGACCTAAACGCTGAAATCGATCACAAGCATTTGgatcaacaatttaaaaaatatacaATTTTGGTTATTGTTCTAGCCATAATATTTGTGTTTATCATTCCTGTGCCTTTAGGAGGATCTCCGTATGTTTTTTCACCGAACTTTTTACTTGGTTGTGTggttattatcattatttggCTATTCTTTTCCCTATTTTACGTGGTGGTTTTACCATTATTCGAAGCTAGACAAACTCTTTGGCGAATCACCAAACAAATATTGAGGATCGATTCAAccacaaaagaaaatatataG
- a CDS encoding diphthamide biosynthesis protein, putative (Similar to S. cerevisiae DPH2) — MSSDTVIAPSLSTAQDDGTFTYDKVKSTTKERKHLNLKNPSDTSEIKSKIWNYYSLSELIQYLSQKENNEFKYKRITLQFPDELICDSATIVHDLQRELNIAPQNSLHSSDCCQDTCEPNATQRIWILADTSYSACCVDEVAAEHVKSDLVVHFGDACLNEIDKLQAVFVLGRPTLDVEAIVKQISLAYSPEQKVVLMSDAPHTYLLPEIAKELPDYDILIANLPKTSRGRIIGYTPPATGYRKFNRVFNIEEVDFAEYELFHVTSPESPRLLQLATNFASVTTYDPISGTISTGPFPNLMRRYKYVHQARMAGTVGILVNTLSLANTKILLNTIKEKIREAGKKHYIFVVGKPNVAKLANFESVDIWCILGCDHQGIIIDQLNEYYRPIVTPYELLLGLSDELSWTGKWVVDYKSVLKEYGNEVIQPNQDADSDEDLPPVFDPVTGRYVSTSRPLRQINHLMVKSNDQSHDNDNDNDSQLVKRFSNAVAIKGTVSTSAIHLQNRHWTGLGSDYTEDENAAGALVEDGRKGIARGYDI, encoded by the coding sequence ATGTCATCAGACACTGTAATAGCACCATCATTGTCTACTGCACAAGATGATGGCACATTTACCTATGACAAAGTGAAATCTACCaccaaagaaagaaagcacttgaatttgaaaaaccCACTGGACACAAGCGAGattaaatccaaaataTGGAACTACTATTCGTTGTCAGAATTGATCCAATATCTAAGCCAAAAGGAAAACAACGAGTTCAAATATAAACGAATTACTTTGCAGTTTCCAGATGAACTAATTTGCGACTCTGCTACCATAGTGCACGATCTTCAACGAGAATTGAATATTGCTCCCCAAAATAGTTTGCACAGCTCAGACTGTTGTCAAGACACATGCGAACCCAATGCTACTCAAAGGATCTGGATATTGGCAGACACGTCTTATTCGGCGTGTTGTGTGGATGAAGTAGCAGCTGAGCATGTCAAAAGTGATTTGGTGGTGCATTTTGGGGATGCATGTCTAAACGAGATTGATAAACTACAAGCAGTGTTTGTATTGGGCAGACCCACACTCGATGTTGAGGCAATAGTGAAGCAGATTAGCTTAGCATACAGTCCTGAACAGAAAGTAGTTCTCATGTCTGATGCCCCACACACATATTTATTGCCTGAGATAGCAAAGGAATTGCCAGATTACGATATTTTGATTGCCAACTTACCAAAAACTTCGAGAGGCAGAATAATAGGATACACGCCGCCAGCAACAGGGTACAGGAAATTCAACCGAGTTTTCAACATTGAGGAAGTTGATTTTGCAGAATATGAGTTGTTTCACGTAACCAGTCCCGAGTCACCACGATTGCTACAATTGGCGACAAACTTTGCGTCTGTCACCACGTACGACCCGATTAGTGGCACCATCTCTACTGGGCCGTTTCCTAATTTAATGCGGAGATACAAATATGTCCACCAAGCTAGAATGGCCGGAACAGTGGGTATTTTGGTTAACACGCTTTCGCTAGCAAATACCAAGATCTTGTTGAACACAATCAAAGAGAAAATTAGAGAGGCGGGGAAAAAACACtatatatttgttgttgggaAACCCAATGTTGCCAAGTTGGCAAATTTTGAGAGTGTTGATATCTGGTGTATTTTGGGGTGTGACCACCAGGGAATCATAATCGACCAATTGAACGAATACTACAGACCAATTGTCACACCCTATGAGTTGTTGCTTGGGTTGAGCGACGAGCTATCGTGGACTGGCAAATGGGTGGTTGATTACAAAAGTGTGTTGAAGGAGTATGGCAACGAGGTTATTCAACCGAATCAAGATGCGGACTCGGACGAAGACTTGCCACCAGTGTTTGATCCTGTGACTGGGAGATACGTCAGTACGTCGAGACCATTGAGACAGATAAACCACCTTATGGTGAAGTCTAATGATCAAAGCCATGACAACGACAACGACAACGACAGTCAATTGGTCAAGAGGTTTTCAAATGCCGTAGCCATCAAGGGAACGGTCAGCACATCTGCTATTCATTTGCAAAATAGGCACTGGACAGGTTTGGGAAGTGATTACACTGAGGACGAGAATGCTGCAGGAGCATTGGTCGAAGACGGGAGAAAAGGCATAGCTAGAGGATATGATATTTAG